Proteins from a single region of Gemmatimonadaceae bacterium:
- a CDS encoding ribonuclease Z, producing the protein MSGARFTTLGTGTVALKDERSCAGYLYEADDVRLLLDCGSGITRRLAEFGIAWPAITHVALTHFHIDHHGDLPTLVFAWKYGQLPPRSAPLDLIGPIGTQALLERLSAAYGDWLLTPGFPITIREISPGETIQLSDAVRLSAFKVPHTVQSVAYSIERRGWRVVYTGDTGPDEALADWARGCDLLACECSLPESMAIKEHLTPEQCATLAARAQPRYLVLTHFYPPVERVDILATVSTKHAGYLTLAEDGWQIELDDPLAT; encoded by the coding sequence GTGAGTGGCGCTCGCTTCACGACGCTCGGGACCGGTACGGTCGCACTCAAAGACGAGCGAAGCTGCGCGGGATATCTGTACGAAGCCGACGACGTTCGCCTGTTGTTGGATTGCGGAAGCGGCATCACGCGACGCCTCGCGGAGTTTGGCATCGCGTGGCCGGCAATTACACATGTGGCGCTCACGCACTTCCACATCGACCATCACGGCGACCTGCCGACTTTGGTGTTTGCGTGGAAGTACGGCCAGCTGCCGCCACGCAGCGCGCCGCTCGATCTCATCGGACCTATTGGCACGCAGGCGCTTCTGGAACGCCTTTCCGCGGCCTACGGCGACTGGCTGCTAACGCCGGGTTTTCCGATCACGATTCGCGAAATCAGCCCCGGGGAGACGATCCAGCTGTCCGACGCAGTGCGTCTTTCCGCGTTTAAGGTTCCGCACACCGTGCAGAGCGTGGCATATTCTATCGAGCGCAGGGGGTGGCGGGTGGTGTACACCGGCGACACGGGGCCCGACGAGGCGCTCGCTGATTGGGCGCGGGGATGCGATCTGCTTGCGTGTGAGTGCTCGCTTCCCGAGTCTATGGCGATCAAGGAGCATTTGACACCCGAGCAGTGTGCGACGCTTGCCGCGCGAGCACAGCCACGGTACCTCGTCCTCACGCACTTCTATCCTCCGGTCGAACGAGTCGATATTCTCGCTACAGTTAGTACAAAGCACGCTGGCTACCTGACACTCGCTGAAGACGGATGGCAGATCGAATTGGACGATCCGCTAGCCACCTAA
- the smc gene encoding chromosome segregation protein SMC, with translation MRLTKLELHGFKSFADSTDLVFEPGVTAIVGPNGCGKSNVSDAVRWVLGEQRARLLRGSKMEEVIFQGSSARRAVNLAEVSLHFENDDGSLPVPFREVVITRRLSRSGEGEYFINRAPARLRDIADMLRGTGLGADTGVVIEARMIDALLSDRPDDRRELFEEAAGVGLYRDRRRTTERRLEETTVDLQRLDDLISEVQTQVRSLARQRKRAERHAELTQRRFAVELNLASREMAAWEEELEHLEARVAVLRDELPNVERGSAEAERARDEAHGRRTAAEAQRAELSRLVAIQRDQVQQIRSEMAVAEERQRNAIARRQRAEAEESEGSAHGQRISDDREHAAVERDRHAQALAAARDELAHRQREEEASRTVVAAARAAVDHAEQQLRDANDRTLRVDHERERARREVDEIAQRVDALDAERAQLADLLSMVRRERDEGALAAVDAVARLGVSTTELETTRAEDREMREREAEARAELFRADEAFVGIQGKVHALEGLERERVGLAPAAARLLKERERFGDGAVLGPLSDFITADQASALLVERFLGATVHAVLVRDAAVAAAVREWHSEANPGPLLLLPLDASPSPDASGNESLSQIVDATPAARDWVRALLGGVRALEEGAFVDARGAVWLPGQGGGPGPLRRRAELYALRAELSASEVARHEASAAVDALRVATLQTAQRLADATETMSAAQLEVRRATDHHAELERRLQRAERELREADALAERLRARHNELAQRLGTLDAEAASLTVVLANADVEIADARARMGEAERAQEETRELRTRFQIEEAQAQARLQVGVDRERRLAEELESAAARLGALRAELTDLSQADSVLAEQMATWQLDLETREATLADGEARLSAAERAVVDADEGLTAADHALDEMRHKSSAMSDELHRAEMRFTELSGRRTAIRERLEAEWRRPLEEMLEALPPVELEDTSLRDEAEMLRQQLEALGPVNVLAIEEHAETAKRFDFLTTQRTDLADAKQSLQQAIREIDATARELFLATFTQVRENFRQIFLTLFGGGECDLRLENPEAPLDCDIEIHASPRGKRTQRIHLLSSGERALVALSLLFGIFLTKPSPFCLLDEVDAPLDDANVGRFVRMLNQFKTRTQFIVITHNPRTTTEAADAVYGVTMQEPGVSSIVSVRMRGAIVDDMPAIDGLTSVAVRTTADTVAAPA, from the coding sequence GTGAGGCTCACCAAGCTCGAGCTCCACGGCTTCAAGTCGTTCGCGGATTCCACCGACCTCGTGTTCGAGCCGGGCGTCACGGCGATCGTCGGGCCTAACGGCTGCGGCAAATCGAACGTGTCCGACGCCGTGCGCTGGGTGCTTGGCGAGCAGCGCGCTCGCCTGCTCCGCGGATCGAAGATGGAGGAGGTGATCTTCCAGGGCTCGTCGGCTCGGCGTGCAGTGAACCTCGCCGAAGTCTCGCTGCATTTCGAGAACGATGACGGCTCATTGCCGGTGCCCTTCCGCGAAGTCGTCATCACTCGCCGCCTGTCGCGATCGGGCGAGGGTGAGTATTTCATAAACCGCGCGCCGGCGAGACTGCGTGACATCGCCGACATGCTGCGCGGGACGGGGCTCGGCGCCGACACCGGCGTTGTCATCGAAGCGAGAATGATCGACGCATTGCTCTCCGATCGGCCCGATGACCGGCGTGAGCTCTTCGAGGAGGCAGCTGGCGTCGGCCTGTATCGCGATCGTCGTCGAACGACGGAGCGGCGGCTCGAGGAGACCACGGTCGATCTCCAGCGGCTGGACGACCTCATCTCCGAAGTGCAGACGCAAGTTCGGTCGCTCGCCCGGCAGCGCAAGCGCGCCGAGCGTCATGCCGAGCTCACGCAGCGCCGCTTCGCCGTCGAGCTCAACCTCGCCTCTCGCGAGATGGCGGCGTGGGAGGAAGAGTTGGAGCACCTCGAGGCTCGCGTCGCCGTATTGCGTGACGAGCTGCCCAATGTTGAGCGTGGCTCCGCCGAGGCCGAACGCGCGCGCGACGAGGCCCACGGACGGCGCACGGCCGCCGAAGCGCAGCGCGCCGAACTCTCCCGGCTCGTGGCCATTCAGCGCGACCAGGTGCAGCAGATTCGGTCCGAGATGGCCGTCGCCGAAGAGCGCCAACGCAACGCGATTGCCCGTCGGCAGCGAGCGGAGGCAGAGGAGAGCGAAGGGAGCGCACACGGCCAGCGGATTTCCGACGATCGTGAGCACGCCGCGGTCGAGCGTGATCGTCATGCGCAGGCGCTCGCCGCCGCGCGCGACGAGCTCGCGCATCGGCAACGGGAGGAAGAGGCTTCACGCACCGTCGTTGCCGCCGCACGCGCGGCGGTCGACCACGCCGAGCAGCAGCTCCGCGACGCCAATGACCGAACGTTGCGCGTCGACCATGAGCGCGAGCGCGCTCGTCGCGAAGTCGACGAGATCGCGCAGCGCGTCGATGCCCTGGATGCCGAGCGCGCCCAACTCGCCGACCTTCTGTCGATGGTTAGGCGCGAGCGAGACGAAGGTGCTCTCGCCGCCGTCGATGCGGTCGCCCGCCTCGGTGTCAGCACCACCGAGCTCGAAACGACCCGGGCCGAAGATCGTGAGATGCGTGAGCGCGAGGCGGAAGCACGGGCCGAGCTCTTCCGCGCCGACGAGGCATTCGTCGGCATTCAAGGCAAAGTGCACGCGCTCGAAGGCCTCGAGCGTGAGCGTGTCGGTCTCGCGCCAGCCGCGGCGCGACTGCTCAAGGAGCGCGAGCGGTTCGGTGATGGCGCTGTCCTCGGCCCGTTGAGCGACTTCATAACAGCGGACCAAGCGTCGGCGCTTCTCGTCGAGCGATTTCTTGGCGCGACGGTACATGCAGTTCTCGTCCGTGATGCAGCGGTTGCCGCAGCGGTGCGCGAATGGCACAGTGAGGCGAATCCGGGGCCGCTGCTGCTGCTTCCGCTGGACGCATCACCTTCGCCCGACGCCAGCGGGAACGAGTCGCTGTCTCAGATCGTCGACGCGACGCCCGCGGCGCGGGACTGGGTACGCGCGTTGCTCGGCGGCGTTCGCGCGCTGGAGGAAGGAGCATTTGTCGACGCACGGGGCGCGGTGTGGCTACCGGGACAAGGCGGCGGCCCGGGACCACTGCGTCGACGCGCCGAGCTCTACGCGCTTCGTGCCGAGCTTTCGGCGAGCGAGGTTGCGCGTCACGAGGCCAGCGCCGCCGTCGACGCGCTCCGCGTCGCGACACTGCAAACCGCGCAGCGATTGGCCGACGCGACGGAGACGATGTCGGCGGCGCAGCTGGAAGTCCGGCGCGCGACCGATCATCACGCCGAGCTCGAACGTCGCCTGCAGCGTGCGGAGCGCGAGCTGCGCGAAGCCGACGCACTGGCCGAGCGATTGCGCGCGCGTCATAACGAGCTCGCACAACGGTTAGGCACGCTCGACGCGGAAGCCGCCTCGCTTACCGTTGTACTGGCGAACGCCGACGTGGAGATCGCCGACGCGCGCGCTCGAATGGGTGAAGCCGAGCGCGCGCAGGAAGAAACGCGCGAGCTCCGCACGCGCTTTCAGATCGAGGAAGCGCAGGCCCAGGCGCGGCTTCAGGTCGGGGTCGATCGGGAGCGCCGTCTCGCCGAGGAGCTGGAATCGGCGGCCGCTCGACTGGGCGCACTGCGCGCGGAACTCACCGATCTCTCGCAGGCCGATAGCGTGCTCGCCGAGCAGATGGCGACATGGCAGCTCGACCTCGAGACTCGTGAGGCAACCCTCGCCGACGGCGAAGCGCGACTCAGCGCTGCGGAGCGCGCCGTGGTCGACGCTGATGAAGGCCTCACCGCCGCCGACCATGCCCTGGACGAGATGCGTCACAAGTCGAGCGCGATGAGCGACGAGCTGCATCGCGCCGAGATGCGCTTCACCGAGTTGTCTGGCCGACGGACGGCGATTCGCGAACGACTGGAGGCCGAGTGGCGTCGACCGCTCGAGGAGATGCTCGAGGCGTTGCCGCCGGTGGAGCTCGAGGACACGTCGCTTCGCGACGAGGCCGAGATGCTTCGTCAACAGCTCGAAGCGCTCGGTCCCGTGAACGTGCTCGCGATCGAGGAACACGCGGAGACGGCCAAGCGTTTCGATTTCCTAACGACGCAACGCACCGATCTCGCCGACGCCAAGCAGTCGCTGCAACAGGCGATCCGCGAGATCGACGCCACGGCGCGCGAGCTCTTCCTCGCGACGTTCACGCAGGTCCGTGAGAACTTCCGCCAGATCTTCCTCACGCTCTTCGGGGGCGGCGAATGTGACCTCCGGCTGGAGAATCCCGAAGCGCCCCTGGACTGCGACATCGAGATCCATGCGTCGCCGCGGGGCAAGCGCACGCAGCGGATCCACCTGCTCTCGAGTGGCGAGCGTGCGCTCGTCGCGCTGTCACTGTTGTTCGGCATCTTCCTCACGAAGCCGAGCCCATTCTGTCTCCTCGACGAAGTCGACGCGCCGCTCGACGACGCGAACGTGGGTCGCTTCGTGCGCATGCTCAACCAGTTCAAGACGCGCACGCAGTTCATCGTGATCACGCACAATCCGCGCACGACGACGGAAGCCGCCGACGCGGTGTACGGGGTGACAATGCAGGAACCAGGCGTCTCGTCGATCGTGAGCGTGCGCATGCGCGGCGCGATTGTCGACGACATGCCGGCGATCGACGGGCTTACATCCGTCGCTGTGCGGACAACAGCGGACACGGTCGCCGCTCCCGCGTGA
- a CDS encoding SPOR domain-containing protein, producing the protein MPHDLPQPDAGSGDDAVVAEGLRVGASLDATHLVLVLGDDARSTALAALGVARAQSGRRRVALGDLLGDAEPIQQLLNTDDPHGLADSFVYGVSLNKIAQAVPQYGDLYVLPSGSEVPAYEEIFTNSRWRRLVAGFRETGALLVVAAPATASHVTDIVDLADGALLVGDAEPSGMDPNKLIGRVHSTMPNGVPTIPAEPDASVTFADAPQPWWKRLPISPVPAAIGIGLALGLAGLGIWLAARPLARGHEPLIAQRRQTATAAGAVPSTLDSIRPESASTNATNLLVPANPDDSLGAAAFAVVIARFNTLNGAQLWLQAQARGLPSPTFAPQIIRGETWYRALAGSYPSRGQADSLLGALSAKGLSRLDSNNVVRSPLAFLLDSVRAEAVPGMLKYYTDHGLPVYALRQSDGSARLYYGAYKSPQEAALDRNAVQVAGIRPVLVYRIGRVY; encoded by the coding sequence ATGCCCCACGATCTACCGCAGCCGGACGCGGGCTCTGGGGACGACGCGGTCGTTGCGGAGGGATTGCGCGTCGGTGCATCGCTCGACGCGACGCATCTGGTGCTCGTGCTCGGCGATGACGCTCGATCAACCGCGCTCGCAGCGCTCGGTGTCGCTCGTGCTCAATCCGGCCGCCGACGGGTCGCGCTTGGCGATCTGCTCGGCGACGCCGAACCGATTCAGCAACTACTCAACACCGACGATCCGCATGGTCTGGCCGACAGCTTCGTCTACGGCGTATCGCTGAACAAGATTGCGCAGGCCGTTCCGCAGTACGGCGATCTGTACGTGCTGCCCAGCGGTTCGGAAGTGCCAGCCTACGAGGAGATTTTCACGAATTCGCGCTGGCGGCGACTCGTGGCGGGTTTTCGTGAGACCGGAGCCTTGCTCGTGGTCGCTGCACCGGCGACCGCGTCACACGTCACCGACATCGTTGATCTCGCGGATGGCGCGCTCCTCGTGGGAGACGCCGAGCCGTCGGGCATGGATCCGAACAAGCTGATCGGCCGTGTTCACTCGACGATGCCTAACGGGGTTCCGACGATTCCAGCGGAGCCGGACGCGAGTGTCACGTTCGCGGACGCACCGCAGCCGTGGTGGAAACGTCTTCCGATCTCGCCCGTGCCGGCGGCAATCGGAATCGGGCTCGCGCTCGGCTTGGCAGGTCTTGGCATCTGGTTGGCGGCGCGGCCGCTCGCCCGTGGACATGAGCCGCTGATTGCTCAGCGACGTCAGACCGCGACCGCTGCCGGTGCGGTTCCGAGCACGCTCGACTCCATCCGTCCCGAGTCGGCGAGCACGAACGCGACAAATCTTCTCGTCCCGGCGAATCCGGATGATTCGTTAGGCGCGGCCGCTTTTGCGGTGGTGATCGCGCGCTTCAATACGCTCAATGGCGCGCAACTGTGGCTGCAGGCGCAGGCGCGCGGTCTTCCCAGCCCGACATTTGCGCCGCAGATCATACGCGGCGAAACCTGGTATCGCGCGCTCGCCGGCTCGTATCCGAGCCGTGGTCAGGCCGATTCCCTACTGGGCGCGTTGAGCGCGAAGGGGCTTTCGCGGCTCGATTCGAACAACGTCGTGCGCTCGCCGCTCGCCTTTCTTCTGGATTCGGTGAGGGCCGAAGCGGTACCCGGTATGCTCAAGTACTACACGGACCATGGTCTGCCGGTATATGCGCTGCGTCAGTCCGATGGGTCGGCGCGATTGTACTACGGCGCATACAAGTCACCCCAAGAAGCAGCATTGGACCGAAACGCCGTTCAAGTCGCGGGCATTCGCCCCGTGCTCGTCTACCGCATCGGGAGAGTATACTAG